In the Chromobacterium sp. ATCC 53434 genome, CGGCGCGCTGTTGGCCGGCGAGATGAGCGGCCACGTGTTCTTCAAGGAGCGCTGGTACGGTTTCGACGACGGCATCTACACCGGCGCCCGGCTGCTGGAAGTGCTGTCCCGCGTCGAGGACCCGAGCGAGCTGTTGAACGCGCTGCCCAACGCCGTCTCGACGCCGGAGTTGAACCTGAAGATGGCCAAGGAAGGCGAAAACCACGCGCTGATCGCCAAATTGCAGGAGTCGGCCAAGTTCGACGACGCCGAGGAAGTCAACACGCTGGACGGCCTGCGCGTCGAATACAAGGACGGCTTCGGCCTGGCGCGCGCCTCCAACACCACGCCGGTGATCGTGCTGCGCTTCGAGGCCGACGACGAGGCGGCGCTGGAGCGCATCAAGGGCGATTTCCGCCGCGTGCTGGCCACCGCCACCGACGCCAAGCTGCCGTTCTGACGCATCGCGGCCCGCCCGCGCGGCCGCCGCGACACATTGCCAGGGGACATGGCCCAGCCATGTCCCCGTTGTATTGAAAGGAATCCCATGTACCAACTGGCCGCCAGCCACTTCACCACCGCGCGCGACCTGCTGCGCTTCGCCGTGTCGCGCTTCAACGAAGCCGAACTGACCTATGGCCACGGCACCCACAACGCCCACGACGAGGCCGCGTATTTGATCTTGTCGGCGCTGCAATTGCCGATAGACACGCTGGACCCTTACCTGGACGCCAGGCTGCTGCCGGAGGAGGTGGAGCGCGTGCTCGAGCTGATCCGCCGCCGCGCCGAGGAAAAGGTGCCGGTCGCCTACCTGACCAACGAGGCCTGGCAGGGCGAGTTCAATTTCTACGTCGACGAGCGCGTACTGGTGCCGCGCTCCTTCATCTACGAGCTGCTGGGCGAACCGCTGGCGCCGTGGATAGAACACCCGGAACTGGTGCACCGCGCGCTGGACCTGTGCACCGGCTCCGGCTGCCTGGCCATCCAGCTGGCCCACCACTACCCGGACGCCGAGATCGACGCCGTCGACATCTCGCTGGACGCGCTGGAAGTGGCGGCGGTCAATGTCGAGCACTACGGCCTGCAAGACCGGATCAATCTGGTCCACACCGACATGTTCGAGGGGATAGAGGAAAAGTACGACCTGATCATCTCCAATCCGCCCTACGTCGACGCCGAATCGGTGGAGGAACTGCCGGAAGAGTATCTGCATGAGCCGGAAATCGCGCTCGGCTCCGGCGAGGACGGCCTGGACGCCACCCGCGAAATCCTGCGCCGCGCGCCGGAATTCCTCAACGAGCGCGGCGTGCTGATCGTGGAAATCGGCCACAATCGCGACATGCTGGAAGAGTGCTTCCCCACCCTGCCCTTCATGTGGATGGAAACCCAGAGCGGCGACGGATTCGTCTTCCTGCTGACCCGCGAAGACATTGTCGACGCCGGCATCTGATCGGACCGCAAAGCCGCCAAAACCAAGCGTTTGGCGGCTTTTCTCATTTATCCCGCGGCCCGGCGGAGACTACCAGGCGCTCCGCCCTCCCGCGCTTGGCCGATATGGCTCGAAATGTTTGTCCAGGTGACTGACGAAGGCCCTCACCTTGGCCGACAGATTGTTCTTCATCGGATAGACCGCGTGAATGTCGGCCGCCGGAAATTGCCAGTCGCCAAGCACTTCGCGCAATCGGCCCGAGCGAAGATAGGGCGCGACGTTCCATTCCGAGCGCAACAATATCCCCAGCCCGCGCAATGCCCAGTCGACAGCCACTTCTCCATCGTTGGTCGATACCGTCCCGCGAACCTTCACATTGGCTTGCGCAGTCCCGGAATGAAGGTGCCACGCGCCATAGGTCTCATCGCTTTCGCGAATCACGATGCAGCGATGACGCTGCAGATCGATCGGAGACGCGGGGATGCCGAAACGCTCCAGATAGGCCGGCGACGCGCACAAGAGACGGCGATTGCTGGCGATCCTCCTGGAGGTGATGCGGGCATCGGGCAATTCGCCGAATCGGATGCATACATCGAATCCCTCTTCGATCAGGTTGACCGGACGGTCGGACAGGCATAGCTGCACTTCGACATCGGGATGAAGTTCGGCGAAATCCGCGATGGCGGGAGCGATGAATTGCCGGCCGAAACCGAAGGTCGCGTTGACGCGCAGCAGTCCCTTCGGAACGGCCTGTGCGCTGGCCAGCCTTTGCTCCAGCTCCTCCAGTTCGCCAAGAATCTTCCTTCCCTCCGCCAGATACAGCTCGCCCTCATAAGTCACCGCGGCGCGTCTGGTGGTGCGGTTCAACAGCCGGATGCCCAGCCGCGCCTCGAGATTGGCCAAGCGCCGGCTGACGGCGGCGGTGGATACGCCAAGCTCTTGCGCGGCGCCGGACAGCGTCCCGGCCTTCACCACTTCCATGAAAAAAGCGACGTCGGATACCGAGCTCATTTTTGCATCCAAGTTAAAAACAGTTTGATATTTTCATTATTGTACAAAAATTTGCAATCAAATAACTTGCCTCTGAGGAAAGCCGTCCCGCTTTCAGCATCATTGGGAGACAAGAATGACCGCATTGCAAAGCGCGCCCCGGACGCTCTACCGGAAACTGGTCGAGACCCACACGGTGGCGCGGCTGGATTCGCAGAACGTGCTGCTGTTCGCCGATCTGCACATCATGAACGAATACACCAGCCCGCAAGCCTTCGCCGGCCTGGCCGAAGCCGGCCGCGACGTCATGCTGCCTGGCCAGAACGTAGCCGTGGTCGACCACATCATCCCCACCCACCCGGTGGCGATCCGCATCATCGAGGAGCCGAACTCGGCGCTTCAAGCCTCGAATCTGGAGAAGAACTGCGCGCGCCACGACATCCCGCTGTTCAATGCCAACGACCGTTTCCAAGGCATCGAACATGTGATCGCGCCGGAACTGGGCATGATTCGTCCCGGCATGGTCGTTCTCTGCGGCGACAGCCACACGACGACCTATGGCGCCCTGGGAGCGCTGGGTTTCGGAATCGGCACCTCCGAGGTCGAGCACGTATTGGCGACCCAGACCCTGGTGTATCGCCTGGCGCAGACCATGCGCATTGATGTTGCCGGCCGTTTGCCGCCAGGAACGACCGCCAAGGACCTTATCCTGCTGATCATCAAGCGGATAGGCGCGCACGGCGCGCGCGGCCACGTCGTCGAGTTCTGCGGCGAAGCCATTGACTCGTTGACGGTGGAAGCGCGGATGACCTTGTGCAATATGGCGGTCGAGGCCGGCGCGCGCGGCGCGCTGATCGCGCCGGACGCGCTGACGCTTGAATACGTCGCGAGCCATTGCCCCGATCTGACCGGCGCCACGCTGGATGCCGCGAAGGCCGATTGGCGCACCCTGCGTAGCGACGATGGCGCCCGCTTCGACATCGAGCTTGAATTCCAGGCCGGCGACGTCGAGCCCTACGTCACCTGGGGCACCAGTCCCGACCAGTCGATTCCGATCAGCGGCCGCATTCCCGCCATTGCGTCCGCGCCGGAAGGCCCCGGCCGGCTCACCATGGCGCGGGCGCTGCGCTACACCGGCCTGGCCGAGGGCGCCCGGCTGGAAGGACTGCCCGTGCAACGCGTCTTCATCGGCTCCTGCACCAATGCCCGCATCGAAGATTTGCGCGCCGTCGCGCAAATCGTGCGCGGGCGACGCGTGGCGCCTTCGGTGCGCGCCATGATCGTGCCTGGCTCCGGCGAAGTGCGCCGCCAAGCCGAGAAAGAGGGTTTGGCGCAACTGTTCATCGAGGCCGGCTTTGAATGGCGCCAGCCCGGCTGCTCGATGTGCCTGGCCATGAACGACGACGTCCTCGCCCCCGGCGAGCGCTGCGCCTCCACCACCAATCGCAATTTCGAAGGCCGCCAAGGCCGGGATGCGATCACCCACCTGATGAGCCCGGCGATGGCCGCGGCGGCCGCCGTCACCGGCTGTATCACCGACGTTCGTAAACTGGGAGCTCAAGCATGACCATTCAAGCCCGCATCGAAGGCATGGCCGCGCCGTTGCCGGTCAGCAATCTGGACACCGATCAAATCATGCCGAAGCAGTTTTTGCGGCGCATCGACAAAGCGGGTCTGGCGGAAGGCCTGTTGTACGACATGCGTTTCGACGCGGATGGGAAGCCTCGCCCCGAATTCGTTCTCAATCAAGCGGAATACGCGGCGACCGAGATCCTGGTCGCCGGGCCGAATTTCGCTTGCGGCTCCAGCCGCGAGCATGCGGTCTGGGGCTTGCAGCAATACGGCATCAAGGCGGTGATTGCGCCGAGTTTCGGCGAAATCTTCTACTCAAACGCGATGAACAACGGCCTGATGCTGGTCGCGCTCGACGAGGCCGATGTCGACACCATTCTGGCCGACGTCTCCAAGCCGGAACACAGCCGGCTGGTGATCGACGCCGCGTCGATGAGCGTGCGCAGCAAGAGCTTGACGGCGTCTTTCTCGCTGTCCGAGCGCCATCGCCGGATGTTTCTGGAAGGCCTGGACATGATAGGCGCCACCCTGGCCATGCAAGAGCAGATCCGCGCCTTCACCGCCGGGCATTGGCGGCAGCGGCCTTGGCTGAAGGACATCGCGTCAACGACAAAAAACCGTTTGGCGTAAGCGGAGCGTCCTGTCGGGCTCGTCCCGGCAGCGCCGTCAGGCAATATTCGAGGAGACAAAAATGCACATAGAGGAAACCGTTTCAAACGAGCCGGCAGACAATGGGCTCTGGCGCCAGCTGATGGCAATGCGCATCGGACCGCTCCCCCTGCCGCTCTATCTATCGCTCGCGGCGATTGTGCTTGCGGCCGCGCTCAAGCATCGCCTGCCAAACGACCTGATCGGCGGTCTGGCCGTCATGATGTTGTCCGGCATGCTGCTGGGAGAGCTGGGTAACAGAATTCCCGTGCTCAAGCATATCGGCGGCTCGGCCATCCTCTGCCTGTTTGTTCCCTCGGCCTTGCTGGGATACAAGTTGTTCGACCCCGACATGCTGAAGGCGCTGACCACGGCGATGAAGACGGCCAATTTGCAATATCTGTACATTTCATGCCTAGTGGTCGGCAGCATTCTCGGCATGAGCCACAAGGTTCTGGTGCAAGGTTTTTTACGGATGTTCATTCCGCTGTTAGTGGGCACGCTGGGAGCCGTGGCCGCGGGCCTGATCGTCGGCATATTGTTTGGCTACACCGCTGAGCACACCTTCTTCTACATCATCATTCCCATTCTCGGCGGCGGTATCGGCGAGGGAATCCTGCCGCTTTCCATTGCGTATTCCGAAATCAATCGTATCCCGCAGGCGCAGATTGTCGCCACGCTGATTCCGGCGGCGCTGATCGGCAATGTCGTCGCCATCCTGCTGGCCGGGCTGCTCAATTTTTATGGCAAGAGACGCCCGCGGTTCAGCGGCAATGGCATGCTGGTTAAAACCGGGGAGGATCAGGCCTTGCTGGCCGCGCGGCACGAGGCTCCGATCAATTTGAGCCTGATGGGGGCGGGCCTGCTCCTGACTTGCGCCTTTTTCACGCTGGGCGCCTTACTTGCGCCGATCACCGGCATCCCGGGGCCTATCCTGATGATTATCGGAGCGGCGCTGCTCAAGGTGAGCAAGATCATGCCGGCGCATATGGAGCTGGGCGCCTACCAGATGTACAAATTCATGACGAATAATTTGACATTCGCCATCCTGGTCGGACTTGGGACCCTCTTCGTTCCATGGAATCAGATGATTGCCTCCGTCACCGCCGAATATGTTCTGCTCTGCGCGGTGATCGTGATGTCCATGGTGGCCAGCGGCTTCGGCATCGGCCTCTTGCTGAAGATGTATCCGGTTGAATCGGCGATTGTCACCGCATGCCACAGCGGCCTGGGCGGCACCGGCGACGTGGCGATTCTGTCGGCCGCCAATCGGATGGAAATGATGCCCTTCGCCCAGATTTCCACCCGTATCGGCGGGGCATCGATGATTGTTCTCGCCACGCTTCTGATGAAGTTTTTCCATTAGCAAGGAACCGTTGACGTACGCTAAGCCGGCCCAGACGGTGCAAGCCGCACGGCGAGGACATGGAAACGGCGACGGGCGCCCTCAGGCATCCGCCGCCGTTCGACTGCCCGGCTCAGGATGCGGCGGCCGCGGCCTGTCCCGCCGCCTCCGCCAGCAGCAGCGCCAGGAATTCGCCGGCGTGCTCGCTGGCCAGCAGGCGGCCGGCCTCTCCATCCATCTCGTCCTCGCCGCCATCCGCCGTCGCGCCGGCCAGGCATCCGGCGACCAGACCGGCCACGCGCGCCGCAGCCGTCAAGGACTCCGCCTCCACGGTCAATTCGTCGCAGACCTCCCGCAACGGGTGCGGCTCGGCGCCGAAGAAGTCGGCCAGATCGGCCAGGCCCCATTCGCCGTCGTCCGCCACCACCTCCTCCACGGCTGGACTTTCCTGGGACGGCGGCTCATCGGCGGTCGCCTGGAAAAAGGCGGCGGCGGAAAAGCCGGTCAACGGCAGCGCATCGTCCGAGGCCGCCGCCGCGGCGTCGGCCGTCTCGCCTACCCCACTTTCCAGCAGCGCCTGCTCCAGCAGGCTGCCGGCATAGTCGGCCAGCTCCGCCGCCGACATGCGCGCGCCCAGCGCCGCCTCGTCGCGCGCCGCCATCCTGTCGCTCATCGCCACATCGGCGCCGGCTTCCGCCACCAGCTGCGCCACCAGCGCCGCTCGCGACAGCTGGCGGTGCTCGGCCTGCAGCAGGGAAATCTGGCCGAAGGGATCGTCCACCTCCGGCGCCGGCTCCGCATCCTCCTCGCCGCCGACGGGAATCTCCCGCAGTTCGGCCAGACGCAGCCAGGCCTCGACGTCGTCGAAAACACGGCGCTGGAAACGCATCACGCCATCGGACGCCGCCGCGGGCTCCGCGCCCATCACCTGCTGCATGATCTTGCTGGCGGCCAACTCCCGCGACAAATCGGTGCCCAGCGGGAACAGCGTGTTGTGCTTGGCCTCCTTGGTGACCGCGCCGTCCAGCTGCACATAGAAGGTGTTCATCTTGATCAGGTGATTGCGGTTCATGAACCAGGCCTGGCCCTCCGCCAGGTCCACCAGATCGAGATAGGTCAGCCGGTTTTCCTCGCGGTAGCTGGCGTCGCCGGTGTCGACCAACCGGTCCGATCCCTCGGACAAACGCTTGCCCCCGGCCCAGGCGTACACCCCCTGGCCGGCGCGCTTGATCGCGATGTCGGCGGTTTCCTGATCCTCGGTCTTCAGGAAGATCTTCATGCCGGTGTTGGCCAGGATGCGCGAGGCCTCGATTTCCGAGCCCTTCTTGAACGACGGATAGTCCTGGCCGGCGAAGATGACGCTGACGCCGAGCGAGCGCGCCTGCGCCGCCACGTCGCCGAAGCCCTCCACCGCATAGGAGCCGTATTCGTCCATGATGGCCAGCAAGGCGGTATCGGAATTGGTGGGCCGGGAATCGACGATGTCCTGCTTGCTGCCGGTCAGTTGCGCCTTCAGCGACACCGACAGCGCGTTCTTGATGCCGGCCACCGTCAGCCGGCCCAGATTGGCCAGCGACGACGGCGCCTTCTCCAGCGCCGGCAGCATCACGTACAGGATGCGGCGGTTGTACACCACGTCCTGAAAATCGACATCGCCCCACTCGACGTTGCAGATGTGGCCGTAGGTGCCGGACAGCAGGCCCAGCAGCTCGGTGAACTGCATCGTCAGGAAGCCGTGCTGCTTGCTGGCCTGCTCCCAATAGGTGTCGAAGGCCGACGGATCGTCCTGCTTGGCCTTCATCGCCTCCCGAAAGCCGGGCAGCTCGTCCAGATAGCCGGTCAGCTGCTCGCGGGCATAGCCCGGGATGCTGTCGTCGCTCTCGAGCTCGCCCAGCTTGTCCAGCCGCATGTAATCGCGCAGCACCTGCACCGACAGCGTCACCTTGCCGGCGTCGCGCAACGCCACCAGTCCGCGCATCAGCGAACGTATCATCGCCTCGGCGCGGCCGCGCCACATCGCGCCGTCGCCGCCGCCGTCCGGCCGCATCAGGCCGGTCACCAGCTCGGTCAGCGTGTCGGCCGAACCGTAGGTGAACGGATTGAAGGTGTTGGAATGGATCTGGCCCAGCAGGTCCATCTTGCCGCGCGCGCCGTCGGCGTCGTCCTCGTCCAGCACCGCCAGTTTTTCGTAGCCGGTAGACGAAATGAAGTTCAGCACCAGCAGGTCGTCCTCGCGGCCGTACATCTTGGCCATGGTGACGATGTCGAACCAGGTTTTCGGGTCGGACTTGCCGTCCACCATGATGACGCCGGAGCCGTGGCCTATCGCCTGGCAGATCAGCCCCTCCAGCGCCACGGTCTTGCCGCCGCCGGTGGTGCCGAACAGCGTGGCGTGCACCCGCATGGTATCGTCGCTGACCCAGATCTCCTCCTTGGTGTCCATCGCGTTGCCCATGCACCACACGCCCTTGCCGCCCCTGTCCGGCGGCCCCTCCATCCGCGTCCACGCCAGCTTCTTGTCGCCGCCGGCCACCGGCCGCCAGAACGGTCCCTTCGGGTGGTCCACCACCTTGTTGCGCGCCATCAGCAAGGCCGCGCCGACGGCTGCCGCGGTGGCCAGCGGAAAGATCGGGCACAGCAGATAGGCGATGCCGGCGGCGGCCAGGAAGCTGGGCTCGTTGCGGCGTATCCAGCCGAAAATCTTGTGCGAAAGCGGAACGACGTCGCGTTCCACCTGACTTCTGCGCATTGCTGTCGCCATCAATCCCTCTTGTCCGAAAACACCGATT is a window encoding:
- a CDS encoding TraM recognition domain-containing protein, producing the protein MRRSQVERDVVPLSHKIFGWIRRNEPSFLAAAGIAYLLCPIFPLATAAAVGAALLMARNKVVDHPKGPFWRPVAGGDKKLAWTRMEGPPDRGGKGVWCMGNAMDTKEEIWVSDDTMRVHATLFGTTGGGKTVALEGLICQAIGHGSGVIMVDGKSDPKTWFDIVTMAKMYGREDDLLVLNFISSTGYEKLAVLDEDDADGARGKMDLLGQIHSNTFNPFTYGSADTLTELVTGLMRPDGGGDGAMWRGRAEAMIRSLMRGLVALRDAGKVTLSVQVLRDYMRLDKLGELESDDSIPGYAREQLTGYLDELPGFREAMKAKQDDPSAFDTYWEQASKQHGFLTMQFTELLGLLSGTYGHICNVEWGDVDFQDVVYNRRILYVMLPALEKAPSSLANLGRLTVAGIKNALSVSLKAQLTGSKQDIVDSRPTNSDTALLAIMDEYGSYAVEGFGDVAAQARSLGVSVIFAGQDYPSFKKGSEIEASRILANTGMKIFLKTEDQETADIAIKRAGQGVYAWAGGKRLSEGSDRLVDTGDASYREENRLTYLDLVDLAEGQAWFMNRNHLIKMNTFYVQLDGAVTKEAKHNTLFPLGTDLSRELAASKIMQQVMGAEPAAASDGVMRFQRRVFDDVEAWLRLAELREIPVGGEEDAEPAPEVDDPFGQISLLQAEHRQLSRAALVAQLVAEAGADVAMSDRMAARDEAALGARMSAAELADYAGSLLEQALLESGVGETADAAAAASDDALPLTGFSAAAFFQATADEPPSQESPAVEEVVADDGEWGLADLADFFGAEPHPLREVCDELTVEAESLTAAARVAGLVAGCLAGATADGGEDEMDGEAGRLLASEHAGEFLALLLAEAAGQAAAAAS
- a CDS encoding 2-hydroxycarboxylate transporter family protein codes for the protein MHIEETVSNEPADNGLWRQLMAMRIGPLPLPLYLSLAAIVLAAALKHRLPNDLIGGLAVMMLSGMLLGELGNRIPVLKHIGGSAILCLFVPSALLGYKLFDPDMLKALTTAMKTANLQYLYISCLVVGSILGMSHKVLVQGFLRMFIPLLVGTLGAVAAGLIVGILFGYTAEHTFFYIIIPILGGGIGEGILPLSIAYSEINRIPQAQIVATLIPAALIGNVVAILLAGLLNFYGKRRPRFSGNGMLVKTGEDQALLAARHEAPINLSLMGAGLLLTCAFFTLGALLAPITGIPGPILMIIGAALLKVSKIMPAHMELGAYQMYKFMTNNLTFAILVGLGTLFVPWNQMIASVTAEYVLLCAVIVMSMVASGFGIGLLLKMYPVESAIVTACHSGLGGTGDVAILSAANRMEMMPFAQISTRIGGASMIVLATLLMKFFH
- a CDS encoding LysR family transcriptional regulator, producing the protein MSSVSDVAFFMEVVKAGTLSGAAQELGVSTAAVSRRLANLEARLGIRLLNRTTRRAAVTYEGELYLAEGRKILGELEELEQRLASAQAVPKGLLRVNATFGFGRQFIAPAIADFAELHPDVEVQLCLSDRPVNLIEEGFDVCIRFGELPDARITSRRIASNRRLLCASPAYLERFGIPASPIDLQRHRCIVIRESDETYGAWHLHSGTAQANVKVRGTVSTNDGEVAVDWALRGLGILLRSEWNVAPYLRSGRLREVLGDWQFPAADIHAVYPMKNNLSAKVRAFVSHLDKHFEPYRPSAGGRSAW
- the leuD gene encoding 3-isopropylmalate dehydratase small subunit codes for the protein MTIQARIEGMAAPLPVSNLDTDQIMPKQFLRRIDKAGLAEGLLYDMRFDADGKPRPEFVLNQAEYAATEILVAGPNFACGSSREHAVWGLQQYGIKAVIAPSFGEIFYSNAMNNGLMLVALDEADVDTILADVSKPEHSRLVIDAASMSVRSKSLTASFSLSERHRRMFLEGLDMIGATLAMQEQIRAFTAGHWRQRPWLKDIASTTKNRLA
- the prmB gene encoding 50S ribosomal protein L3 N(5)-glutamine methyltransferase — protein: MYQLAASHFTTARDLLRFAVSRFNEAELTYGHGTHNAHDEAAYLILSALQLPIDTLDPYLDARLLPEEVERVLELIRRRAEEKVPVAYLTNEAWQGEFNFYVDERVLVPRSFIYELLGEPLAPWIEHPELVHRALDLCTGSGCLAIQLAHHYPDAEIDAVDISLDALEVAAVNVEHYGLQDRINLVHTDMFEGIEEKYDLIISNPPYVDAESVEELPEEYLHEPEIALGSGEDGLDATREILRRAPEFLNERGVLIVEIGHNRDMLEECFPTLPFMWMETQSGDGFVFLLTREDIVDAGI
- the leuC gene encoding 3-isopropylmalate dehydratase large subunit codes for the protein MTALQSAPRTLYRKLVETHTVARLDSQNVLLFADLHIMNEYTSPQAFAGLAEAGRDVMLPGQNVAVVDHIIPTHPVAIRIIEEPNSALQASNLEKNCARHDIPLFNANDRFQGIEHVIAPELGMIRPGMVVLCGDSHTTTYGALGALGFGIGTSEVEHVLATQTLVYRLAQTMRIDVAGRLPPGTTAKDLILLIIKRIGAHGARGHVVEFCGEAIDSLTVEARMTLCNMAVEAGARGALIAPDALTLEYVASHCPDLTGATLDAAKADWRTLRSDDGARFDIELEFQAGDVEPYVTWGTSPDQSIPISGRIPAIASAPEGPGRLTMARALRYTGLAEGARLEGLPVQRVFIGSCTNARIEDLRAVAQIVRGRRVAPSVRAMIVPGSGEVRRQAEKEGLAQLFIEAGFEWRQPGCSMCLAMNDDVLAPGERCASTTNRNFEGRQGRDAITHLMSPAMAAAAAVTGCITDVRKLGAQA